GTCCTTCTTGTTCGGTGTGCGTCCTTCGGGCAGGGAAGCGAACACTTCCCCGACCTCCGACAACGGAATGCCGAAGCGGACGGCCAACTGGATCAACGTCACTCGCCGAATGGCGTGCCGCGGAAACTTTCGCATGTTGCCTGCGGTGCGTACGGCGGGAACCAGGCCCAGGGTTTCGTAGTACCGCACGGCCGACACCGCAACACCTGTGCGGGCCGACACCTCTCCGATGGAGAGGAGTTCGTCGCTCTTGCGAATCATCCTCGCCTCCCGTCGGCGCCCGAAGTTGACCTCAAGCGCACTTGAGACTCTACCTTCATCGACATGCATTCCCCTACTGATGTCTCCGTCGGCACATGGCGCCAATTACTGAGTGGCCGGCATCTCGGGACCGCAACCGTCCTGGCGGGCGGCGTGGCGTTGTATGCCACGAACGTCTATCTCACGACAAGCCTGCTTCCGACGGCAATCGACGACATCGGCGGGCAACGGTACTACGCCTGGACTGCAACGATATTCCTCATTGCCTCCGTCATCTCCTCGATGCTGGTCACCCGAATCCTCGGCACGAGAGGGCCGCGGGGTGCGTATCTGATTGCGCTCGCGATCTTCGCGATCGGCACGATCGTCTGCGCACTCAGTCCGTCGATGGAAATACTTCTTGTCGGGCGTGCAGTTCAAGGCGCCGGCGGCGGACTACTTGCCGGTCTCGGATATGCCGTGATCAATGCCGCGCTACCCAAGCAGTTGTGGACGCGCGCAGCGGCGCTCGTATCGGCGATGTG
The nucleotide sequence above comes from Rhodococcus sp. KBS0724. Encoded proteins:
- the soxR gene encoding redox-sensitive transcriptional activator SoxR; this encodes MIRKSDELLSIGEVSARTGVAVSAVRYYETLGLVPAVRTAGNMRKFPRHAIRRVTLIQLAVRFGIPLSEVGEVFASLPEGRTPNKKDWAKISTAWNERLEDRKQAIARLQQELTGCIGCGCLSLQTCNLLNPADELGLGGQGARRI